In the Lysinibacillus sp. PLM2 genome, one interval contains:
- a CDS encoding transcriptional regulator — MDSLVTLVGNNIKDIRKSKKMTQDELAEKCGLQQTYLAAIERGERNVTLQTLEKIITGLEEVPATIFNFEQLNLEQKYLKKKDLIVLLLNLIENKNEDEIRLILNIATEIFNTYKGK, encoded by the coding sequence GTGGATAGTTTAGTGACATTAGTTGGTAACAATATTAAAGATATTAGAAAATCAAAAAAAATGACTCAAGATGAACTTGCAGAAAAATGTGGTCTTCAACAAACTTATTTAGCTGCTATTGAAAGAGGAGAAAGAAATGTTACTTTACAAACATTAGAAAAAATAATAACAGGACTAGAAGAAGTACCTGCAACGATTTTTAATTTTGAACAACTCAACTTAGAACAGAAATACTTAAAGAAAAAAGATTTGATTGTATTACTACTTAATTTGATAGAGAATAAAAATGAAGATGAAATACGTCTAATACTAAATATTGCAACTGAGATATTTAACACCTACAAAGGAAAATAA